In a single window of the Anabas testudineus chromosome 17, fAnaTes1.2, whole genome shotgun sequence genome:
- the odr4 gene encoding protein odr-4 homolog, with the protein MGRGYIVEDIVEGYLTKLCEQQAGTVTGLLIGQSSAQRDFVITATRTPQRDESSEPTGKSLDKEWVTEHARQVSRMLPGGISVLGIFIITDNDAKDTLTTLRQLVFAMENLISSDHLWTPEDDDVTDCVTLHVNAKTRKTTCRTFDMKDPKSMAKPADWKYQSGICSSCTMVSCCVNVDLLVPLSDNRTSTENMDACLKGGLKAWAHQIKDGVCLIDGRKLPEETELSTGQKRSVRQYTAQLLIIPDEQRFTDVVQQCGGSVSVRGAIHSRTYLISNKPKAKLAEKLLKRDVVSTVATRVRMLLEELLTSEEDSKVRRDKLQTEQFCLPRRIFCPTKATGPVCVCDYQFSDEGLSEVLDRLKEMLDIDAAEEDLDTKQEMTAEVIENNFTEEPTAESVEAVEPKRNNYAGAAIATAVALLAAAASMLYLNDI; encoded by the exons ATGGGTCGTGGATATATAGTAGAAGATATTGTGGAGGGATATCTAACTAAACTGTGTGAGCAACAAGCAGGTACAGTCACAGGGCTGCTTATTGGACAG AGCTCAGCCCAAAGGGATTTTGTCATCACGGCAACTCGGACACCCCAAAGGGATGAATCTTCTGAACCAACTGGAAAGTCCCTGGACAAGGAGTGGGTTACTGAGCATGCCCGACAG GTGTCCAGGATGCTGCCTGGAGGAATTTCTGTACTGGGAATCTTCATCATCACTGATAATGATGCCAAGGACACACTAACCACACTCCGACAG CTGGTTTTTGCAATGGAGAACCTGATCTCCTCAGATCACCTGTGGACCCCTGAAGATGATGATGTCACAGACTGTGTCACACTGCACGTCAATGCCAAAACCAGAAA AACTACCTGCAGAACCTTTGACATGAAGGACCCCAAG AGCATGGCCAAGCCTGCAGACTGGAAGTACCAGTCAGGGATCTGTTCTTCCTGCACCATGGTGTCATGTTGTGTAAATGTAGACCTGTTGGTGCCACTATCAGACAACAGAACCAGTACAGAAAACATGGATGCATGTCTTAAG GGGGGACTGAAAGCATGGGCGCACCAGATTAAGGATGGAGTTTGTCTGATTGATGGAAGGAAGCTGCCAGAGGAGACAGAGCTATCAACAGGGCAG AAGAGGAGTGTGAGACAGTACACTGCACAGCTGCTTATCATACCG GATGAGCAGAGGTTCACAGATGTGGTCCAGCAGTGCGGAGGCAGTGTGTCCGTCAGAGGAGCAATCCACAGCAGAACGTACCTAATCAGCAATAAACCAAAGGCCAAGCTGGCTGAGAAG CTGCTTAAGAGGGATGTGGTTTCTACAGTGGCCACAAGGGTTCGAATGcttctggaggagctgctgacaTCAGAGGAGGACAGCAAGGTCAGAAGAGACAAGCTTcaaacag AGCAATTCTGCCTCCCTCGTCGCATCTTTTGTCCCACAAAAGCAACTGgaccggtgtgtgtgtgtgactaccAGTTCAGTGACGAGGGCCTGTCTGAGGTGCTGGACAGGCTGAAGGAGATGTTGGACATTGATGCAGCGGAGGAAGACTTAGATACCAAGCAGGAAATGACTGCTGAAGTGATAGAAAACAATTTCACAGAAG AGCCCACGGCAGAATCTGTTGAAGCTGTGGAACCCAAGAGAAACAACTATGCTG GTGCTGCCATAGCCACTGCTGTCGCCCTTCTTGCCGCTGCTGCCTCAATGCTCTATCTTAACGACATCTGA